The proteins below are encoded in one region of Streptomyces sp. NBC_00490:
- a CDS encoding FadR/GntR family transcriptional regulator: MSTLAHTMMTAARSADSGLAGPGGLDRYPYAEAPAADRGMSAWDAADPELGRVGRRSAGSRGRGLHGQLVQQLGQMIVSGDLGADRPLVPEEIGQRFEVSRTVVRESLRVLEAKGLVSARPNVGTRVRPVSDWNLLDPDIIEWRAFGPQRDDQRRELSELRWTIEPLAARLAAGHGRDDVQQRLSDMVEIMGHAMAQGDALTFSRADAEFHSLLIQVAGNRMLEHLSGIVSAALQVSGGPLTGCERPNEASLVQHGRIVDGLATGDGTAAEAAVRQLLTIHPEVERVVPAPREH, translated from the coding sequence GTGAGTACCCTTGCGCACACCATGATGACCGCCGCCCGCTCCGCAGACTCCGGCCTCGCCGGCCCGGGCGGACTTGACCGCTACCCCTATGCCGAGGCGCCCGCCGCCGACCGTGGGATGTCCGCCTGGGACGCCGCGGATCCCGAGCTGGGGCGCGTGGGCCGACGCTCCGCGGGCAGCCGTGGACGCGGGCTGCACGGCCAACTCGTCCAGCAGCTGGGCCAGATGATCGTCTCTGGCGACCTGGGCGCCGACCGCCCGCTGGTGCCCGAGGAGATCGGCCAGCGTTTCGAGGTCTCCCGCACCGTCGTCCGTGAGTCCCTCCGTGTCCTGGAGGCCAAGGGCCTGGTCAGTGCCCGTCCGAACGTCGGCACGCGCGTGCGTCCCGTCAGCGACTGGAACCTGCTCGACCCGGACATCATCGAGTGGCGGGCCTTCGGGCCGCAGCGTGACGACCAGCGCCGCGAGCTGAGCGAGCTGCGCTGGACCATCGAACCGCTCGCCGCGCGCCTCGCCGCCGGGCATGGACGCGACGATGTCCAGCAGCGGCTCTCCGACATGGTCGAGATCATGGGCCATGCCATGGCGCAGGGTGACGCGCTCACCTTCTCCCGCGCGGACGCCGAGTTCCACTCCTTGCTCATCCAGGTCGCGGGCAACCGCATGCTGGAGCACCTCTCGGGAATCGTCTCGGCGGCCCTTCAGGTCTCCGGCGGTCCGCTCACGGGATGTGAGCGGCCCAATGAGGCGTCGCTGGTGCAGCACGGCAGGATCGTCGACGGCCTCGCCACGGGCGACGGGACGGCGGCCGAGGCGGCCGTACGGCAACTGCTCACCATTCATCCCGAGGTCGAGCGCGTGGTGCCGGCGCCGCGCGAGCACTGA
- a CDS encoding RNA polymerase sigma factor, protein MSASTSRTLPPEIAESVSVMALIERGKAEGQIAGDDVRRAFEADQIPATQWKNVLRSLNQILEEEGVTLMVSAAEPKRTRKSVAAKSPAKRTATKTVAAKTVTTKKATATATPAAPAAEASVEDEAPVKKAAAKKTTTAKKAVAKKTVAKKTAAKKTAAGKDDAEGAEDEVLEEIKPGEEEEEGGETKGFVLSDDDEDDAPAQQVAVAGATADPVKDYLKQIGKVPLLNAEQEVELAKRIEAGLFAEDKLSNADKLAPKLKRELEIIAEDGRRAKNHLLEANLRLVVSLAKRYTGRGMLFLDLIQEGNLGLIRAVEKFDYTKGYKFSTYATWWIRQAITRAMADQARTIRIPVHMVEVINKLARVQRQMLQDLGREPTPEELAKELDMTPEKVIEVQKYGREPISLHTPLGEDGDSEFGDLIEDSEAVVPADAVSFTLLQEQLHSVLDTLSEREAGVVSMRFGLTDGQPKTLDEIGKVYGVTRERIRQIESKTMSKLRHPSRSQVLRDYLD, encoded by the coding sequence GTGTCGGCCAGCACATCCCGTACGCTCCCGCCGGAGATCGCCGAGTCCGTCTCTGTCATGGCTCTCATTGAGCGGGGAAAGGCTGAGGGGCAGATCGCCGGCGATGACGTGCGTCGGGCCTTCGAAGCTGACCAGATTCCGGCCACTCAGTGGAAGAACGTACTGCGCAGCCTCAACCAGATCCTCGAGGAAGAGGGTGTGACGCTGATGGTCAGTGCCGCGGAGCCCAAGCGCACCCGAAAGAGCGTCGCAGCGAAGAGTCCGGCCAAGCGCACCGCCACCAAGACGGTCGCTGCGAAGACGGTGACCACGAAGAAGGCCACCGCCACCGCCACCCCGGCTGCCCCCGCCGCCGAGGCGTCCGTCGAGGACGAGGCGCCCGTGAAGAAGGCCGCCGCCAAGAAGACGACGACCGCCAAGAAGGCGGTCGCGAAGAAGACCGTCGCCAAGAAGACGGCGGCGAAGAAGACGGCCGCCGGCAAGGACGACGCCGAGGGCGCCGAGGACGAGGTCCTCGAGGAGATCAAGCCCGGCGAAGAGGAAGAGGAGGGCGGCGAGACCAAGGGCTTCGTCCTCTCCGACGACGACGAGGACGACGCGCCTGCTCAGCAGGTCGCCGTGGCCGGTGCCACCGCCGACCCCGTCAAGGACTACCTCAAGCAGATCGGCAAGGTCCCGCTGCTCAACGCGGAGCAGGAGGTCGAACTCGCCAAGCGCATCGAGGCCGGTCTGTTCGCCGAGGACAAGCTGTCCAACGCCGACAAGCTGGCTCCGAAGCTCAAGCGTGAGCTGGAGATCATCGCCGAGGACGGCCGCCGCGCCAAGAACCACCTTCTGGAGGCCAACCTCCGTCTGGTGGTCTCCCTGGCCAAGCGCTACACCGGTCGCGGCATGCTCTTCCTGGACCTGATCCAGGAGGGCAACCTCGGTCTGATCCGCGCGGTCGAGAAGTTCGACTACACCAAGGGCTACAAGTTCTCCACGTACGCCACATGGTGGATCCGTCAGGCGATCACCCGCGCCATGGCCGACCAGGCCCGCACCATCCGTATCCCGGTGCACATGGTCGAGGTCATCAACAAGCTCGCGCGCGTGCAGCGCCAGATGCTCCAGGACCTGGGCCGCGAGCCCACCCCGGAGGAGCTGGCCAAGGAACTCGACATGACCCCCGAGAAGGTCATCGAGGTCCAGAAGTACGGCCGCGAGCCCATTTCGCTGCACACCCCGCTCGGCGAGGACGGCGACAGCGAGTTCGGTGACCTCATCGAGGACTCCGAGGCCGTTGTCCCGGCCGACGCGGTCAGCTTCACCCTGCTGCAGGAGCAGCTGCACTCGGTGCTGGACACCCTGTCCGAGCGCGAGGCCGGTGTGGTCTCGATGCGCTTCGGTCTCACCGACGGTCAGCCGAAGACCCTCGACGAGATCGGCAAGGTGTACGGCGTGACGCGTGAGCGCATCCGCCAGATCGAGTCCAAGACCATGTCGAAGCTGCGCCACCCGTCGCGTTCGCAGGTGCTGCGCGACTACCTCGACTAG
- a CDS encoding S1 family peptidase, whose product MRRPFARTLNGSLMLAAVAGVIPLVSAAPVAADSVVVGGFPVDISEGPWTVALSSRDRFGGTRAGQFCGGVAVSRTVVLTAAHCMGADVLGAPPNRVRDLKVIAGRTDLLSDQGQEIPVSDTWVNPGYDTSTNAGDFAVLRLAEPLAGSSVVTMASAGDAAYEPGTAAVVYGWGDATGGGDYARSLRAARVHVLADALCERAYPGGDDGTYASGPMLCAGEAEGGVDACQGDSGGPLVAQGKLVGLVSWGSGCGRPGSPGVYTRVSDVVRTLGWGRGLRGPHAAP is encoded by the coding sequence ATGCGCCGTCCCTTTGCCCGGACACTGAACGGGTCGCTGATGCTGGCGGCCGTGGCGGGTGTCATACCGCTGGTGTCCGCCGCCCCCGTGGCCGCCGACAGCGTCGTCGTCGGCGGGTTTCCCGTCGACATCTCCGAAGGGCCGTGGACCGTGGCCCTCTCCAGCCGTGACCGCTTCGGAGGTACTCGCGCGGGACAGTTCTGCGGCGGTGTCGCCGTGAGCCGGACCGTCGTGCTCACCGCCGCGCACTGTATGGGTGCGGATGTGCTGGGGGCGCCTCCGAACCGGGTGCGCGATCTCAAGGTCATCGCGGGCCGCACGGACCTGCTCTCGGACCAGGGGCAGGAGATCCCCGTCAGCGACACCTGGGTGAATCCCGGATACGACACGAGCACCAACGCCGGAGACTTCGCGGTCCTCAGACTCGCCGAGCCCCTGGCGGGCAGTTCCGTCGTCACGATGGCGTCCGCCGGTGACGCGGCTTACGAGCCGGGGACGGCTGCCGTCGTCTACGGCTGGGGTGACGCCACGGGGGGTGGCGACTACGCGCGCAGTCTGCGGGCGGCACGCGTGCATGTGCTGGCCGACGCTCTCTGTGAGCGGGCCTACCCGGGCGGCGACGACGGCACCTATGCCTCCGGCCCGATGCTGTGCGCCGGGGAGGCGGAAGGCGGTGTCGACGCCTGTCAGGGGGACAGCGGCGGGCCGCTGGTCGCCCAGGGGAAGTTGGTAGGGCTCGTGTCCTGGGGGAGCGGCTGCGGTCGCCCGGGCAGCCCAGGCGTCTATACGCGCGTGTCCGACGTCGTACGGACGCTGGGGTGGGGCAGGGGCCTGCGAGGGCCGCACGCGGCCCCCTGA
- a CDS encoding DUF7455 domain-containing protein, which translates to MTTVLTPASPLTAADRCDRCGAQAYLRVVLLSGGELLFCAHHGRKFEPELKKIAAEIQDETERLTTVPASSNEEER; encoded by the coding sequence GTGACTACTGTTCTGACCCCCGCGAGCCCGTTGACGGCCGCCGATCGCTGCGACCGCTGCGGCGCCCAGGCATACCTGCGCGTCGTCCTGCTCAGTGGCGGTGAACTGCTCTTCTGCGCCCACCATGGCCGCAAGTTCGAGCCGGAACTCAAGAAGATCGCCGCTGAGATACAGGACGAGACGGAGCGGCTGACGACCGTTCCGGCATCCTCCAACGAAGAAGAGCGCTGA
- a CDS encoding DNA gyrase/topoisomerase IV subunit B: MTAETSVPSTALLAGADRDGSNYTARHLLVLEGLEAVRKRPGMYIGSTDSRGLMHCLWEIIDNSVDEALGGYCDHIEVILHDDASVEVRDNGRGIPVDVEPKTGLSGVEVVMTKLHAGGKFGGGSYAASGGLHGVGASVVNALSARLDVEVDRAGNTHAISFRRGVPGSFAAIGPDAKFETGGLRKTKRVPKTRTGTRVRYWADRQIFLKDAKLSLENLHQRARQTAFLVPGLTIVVRDEFGLGEGGSKGEESFRFDGGISEFCEYLATDKAVCDVLRFSGQGTFKETVPVLDEHGQMTPTQVTRELDVDVAMRWGTGYDTTLKSFVNIIATPKGGTHVAGFETAVAGTMNEVLRAKKLLRVAEDDIVKDDALEGLTAVVTVRLAEPQFEGQTKEVLGTSAARRIVNTVIAKELKAFLTSTKRDAAAQARVVMEKAVAAARTRIAARQHKDAQRRKTALESSSLPAKLADCRSDDVDRSELFIVEGDSALGTAKLARNSEFQALLPIRGKILNVQKSSVTDMLKNAECGAIIQVIGAGSGRTFDIDAARYGKIIMMTDADVDGSHIRTLLLTLFQRYMRPMIEAGRVFAAVPPLHRVELVQPKKGQDKYVYTYSDRELRDKLMEFQTKGVRYKDSIQRYKGLGEMDADQLAETTMDPRHRTLRRITFSDLEAAEQVFDLLMGNDVAPRKEFISNSAATLDRSRIDA; this comes from the coding sequence GTGACCGCCGAGACGTCCGTGCCGTCCACAGCGCTGCTGGCAGGAGCAGACCGGGACGGTTCCAACTACACCGCGCGGCACCTCCTCGTCCTCGAGGGGCTCGAGGCCGTGCGCAAGCGCCCGGGTATGTACATCGGCTCGACCGACAGTCGAGGCCTGATGCACTGCCTCTGGGAGATCATCGACAACTCCGTGGACGAGGCCCTCGGGGGCTACTGCGACCACATCGAGGTCATCCTGCACGATGACGCCTCGGTGGAGGTCCGGGACAACGGCCGGGGCATCCCGGTCGATGTCGAGCCCAAGACCGGCCTGTCCGGCGTCGAGGTCGTCATGACGAAGCTGCACGCCGGCGGCAAGTTCGGCGGAGGGTCGTACGCGGCCTCCGGCGGCCTGCACGGCGTCGGTGCCTCCGTGGTGAACGCCCTGTCCGCCCGGCTGGACGTCGAGGTGGACCGCGCCGGCAACACGCACGCGATCAGCTTCCGACGCGGCGTCCCCGGCTCCTTCGCCGCGATCGGTCCCGACGCCAAGTTCGAGACGGGCGGCCTGCGCAAGACCAAGCGGGTCCCCAAGACCCGTACCGGCACGCGCGTGCGCTACTGGGCCGACCGGCAGATCTTCCTCAAGGACGCCAAGCTGTCCTTGGAGAACCTCCACCAGCGCGCCCGTCAGACCGCGTTCCTGGTGCCGGGGCTGACCATCGTCGTCCGTGACGAGTTCGGTCTCGGCGAGGGCGGCAGCAAGGGAGAGGAGTCCTTCCGCTTCGACGGCGGCATCAGCGAGTTCTGCGAGTACCTCGCCACCGACAAGGCGGTCTGCGACGTCCTCCGTTTCTCCGGCCAGGGCACCTTCAAGGAGACGGTGCCGGTCCTGGACGAGCATGGACAGATGACGCCCACCCAGGTCACCCGGGAGCTCGACGTCGATGTCGCCATGCGCTGGGGCACGGGCTACGACACGACCCTGAAGTCGTTCGTCAACATCATCGCGACCCCCAAGGGCGGCACCCACGTCGCGGGCTTCGAGACCGCCGTGGCCGGCACCATGAACGAGGTGCTGCGCGCCAAGAAACTGCTCCGTGTCGCCGAGGACGACATCGTCAAGGACGACGCCCTGGAGGGCCTCACGGCGGTGGTGACGGTGCGACTGGCCGAACCGCAGTTCGAGGGGCAGACGAAGGAGGTCCTCGGTACCTCGGCGGCCCGCCGCATCGTGAACACCGTGATCGCCAAGGAGCTCAAGGCGTTCCTGACGTCCACGAAGCGGGACGCGGCGGCGCAGGCCCGGGTCGTCATGGAGAAGGCGGTCGCTGCCGCACGCACGCGTATCGCGGCCCGCCAGCACAAGGACGCGCAGCGCCGGAAGACGGCCCTGGAGTCCTCGTCGCTGCCCGCCAAGCTCGCCGACTGCCGCAGTGACGACGTCGACCGCAGCGAGCTGTTCATCGTCGAGGGCGACTCCGCGCTCGGTACGGCGAAGCTGGCCCGGAACTCGGAGTTCCAGGCGCTGCTGCCGATCCGCGGCAAGATCCTCAACGTCCAGAAGTCGTCCGTGACCGACATGCTCAAGAACGCCGAGTGCGGCGCGATCATCCAGGTCATAGGGGCGGGGTCGGGCCGGACCTTCGACATCGACGCGGCCCGCTACGGCAAGATCATCATGATGACCGACGCCGATGTGGACGGCTCCCACATCCGGACCCTGCTGCTGACGCTGTTCCAGCGCTACATGCGGCCGATGATCGAGGCCGGCCGGGTGTTCGCGGCGGTGCCGCCGCTGCATCGCGTCGAGCTCGTCCAGCCGAAGAAGGGGCAGGACAAGTACGTCTACACGTACTCGGACCGAGAGCTGCGCGACAAGCTCATGGAGTTCCAGACGAAGGGCGTCCGGTACAAGGACTCCATCCAGCGGTACAAGGGCCTCGGTGAGATGGACGCCGACCAGCTGGCCGAGACGACCATGGACCCCCGCCACCGCACGCTGCGACGCATCACCTTCTCCGACCTGGAGGCCGCCGAGCAGGTCTTCGACCTCCTGATGGGCAACGATGTGGCGCCGCGCAAGGAGTTCATCTCCAACTCGGCGGCGACGCTGGACCGGTCGCGCATCGACGCGTAA
- a CDS encoding DUF1453 domain-containing protein, which translates to MSGLVDAFLIVAVVALVIARQFRAQRIDAGRRWWLLPVVLGVVALREPGIVDARHHTASVVLLSAELLIGLATGAAWAWTTRIWTEPDGAVWSRSTKASGMVWFVGIALRAGLYALGAALGVHQESSALLLALAATLLVRSGILALRAGSPHTAPAQGAAYGDGMPRPARKERV; encoded by the coding sequence ATGTCCGGGCTGGTCGACGCGTTTCTGATCGTGGCCGTGGTCGCCCTGGTGATCGCGCGCCAGTTCCGCGCGCAGCGGATCGACGCGGGACGGCGCTGGTGGCTGCTGCCCGTCGTCCTGGGCGTCGTGGCGCTGCGCGAGCCCGGCATCGTCGATGCCCGACACCACACGGCGTCGGTCGTCCTGCTCAGCGCCGAGCTGCTCATCGGTCTGGCCACCGGAGCCGCCTGGGCCTGGACCACCCGCATATGGACGGAGCCGGACGGAGCCGTGTGGAGCAGGAGCACCAAGGCGAGCGGCATGGTCTGGTTCGTCGGCATAGCCCTCCGCGCCGGCCTCTACGCCCTCGGTGCCGCCCTGGGTGTCCACCAGGAGTCGTCCGCCCTGCTCCTCGCCCTGGCAGCCACACTGCTCGTCCGCTCCGGGATCCTCGCCCTGAGGGCCGGGTCCCCGCACACGGCTCCCGCACAGGGCGCGGCGTACGGTGACGGCATGCCCCGGCCCGCACGGAAGGAGCGTGTGTGA
- a CDS encoding sensor histidine kinase has protein sequence MTENAWTRWPSREALGRDGAARSRRLIGWVVRLLVIGMLLWGAYDSTHVHGWGVAGAVAGVLLTAFVAWAFWRATLAHRLLPSMALIAVLVGIAVVGQAADFTTVALVIWCGCAISALERLPLAAALPVTAVSLGAFAVMNDDAWLTTAVTAAGLALAGYTLRLDAEARGNAQRLLAQERAAREAEAESAALAERARIAREIHDVLAHSLSAQLVHLEAARLLIERGADREQILERVVAARGMARDGLAETRQALSALRGDLTPLEDFLAQLVETTADAEVTITGERRGLPAEASQAVRRVAQEALTNVRKHAPGAKVRLRLDYGEHQVTLGVRDSGGSPGELTAAGAGYGLLGMRERAELLGGSLEAGPDEEGFVVTLKVPV, from the coding sequence GTGACGGAGAACGCCTGGACACGCTGGCCTTCGCGGGAGGCGCTGGGCCGTGACGGCGCCGCGCGGTCCCGGCGGCTGATCGGCTGGGTCGTGCGGCTGTTGGTGATCGGCATGCTGCTGTGGGGTGCCTACGACAGCACGCACGTCCATGGGTGGGGCGTGGCCGGGGCCGTCGCGGGAGTGCTGCTGACCGCCTTCGTCGCCTGGGCGTTCTGGCGCGCCACGCTCGCGCACCGGCTCCTGCCGTCGATGGCGCTCATCGCCGTGCTCGTGGGGATCGCGGTCGTGGGGCAGGCCGCCGACTTCACCACGGTGGCTCTCGTCATCTGGTGCGGCTGTGCCATCAGCGCCCTGGAGCGGCTCCCCCTCGCCGCCGCGCTGCCCGTGACGGCGGTCTCCCTCGGAGCCTTCGCCGTGATGAACGACGACGCGTGGCTGACGACCGCGGTGACGGCGGCCGGGCTGGCGCTCGCCGGCTACACCCTGCGCCTCGACGCCGAAGCCCGTGGCAACGCCCAGCGGCTGCTGGCGCAGGAGCGGGCCGCGCGGGAGGCGGAGGCGGAGTCGGCGGCCCTCGCGGAGCGGGCCCGCATCGCACGGGAGATCCATGACGTGCTGGCGCACAGCCTCTCGGCGCAGCTCGTGCACCTGGAGGCCGCGCGGCTCCTGATCGAGCGGGGCGCCGACCGGGAGCAGATCCTCGAGCGGGTCGTGGCGGCACGGGGGATGGCGCGGGACGGGCTCGCCGAGACCCGGCAGGCTCTCTCGGCGCTGCGCGGTGATCTCACGCCGTTGGAGGACTTCCTGGCCCAGCTGGTGGAGACGACCGCCGATGCCGAGGTCACCATTACGGGTGAGCGCAGGGGACTGCCGGCCGAAGCCTCGCAGGCTGTCCGCAGGGTGGCCCAGGAGGCGCTGACCAATGTCCGCAAGCACGCTCCGGGCGCCAAGGTGCGGCTGAGACTGGACTACGGCGAACACCAAGTGACCCTGGGCGTACGGGACTCGGGGGGATCGCCGGGCGAACTCACCGCTGCGGGGGCCGGGTACGGTCTGCTGGGCATGCGGGAGCGTGCCGAGCTGCTCGGCGGGTCGCTGGAGGCCGGGCCGGACGAGGAGGGGTTCGTGGTGACGCTGAAGGTGCCCGTATGA
- a CDS encoding response regulator transcription factor: MTQEVQGRTARVVVADDQTVVREGIVMLLGLLPGVEVVGAAGDGDEAVRLVAELAPDVVLMDLRMPRCDGVEATRRIRTEHPGTQVVVLTTYADDESLFPALRAGARGYLTKDAGGDEIVRAVHSVLSGDAGLSPSIQRRLLERLSDPEQQSAEPVEAPDGLTGRETEVLVLIADGLSNQEIARRLHVSTATVKTHINNLFAKTGLKDRAQAVRYAYAKGLVRPPAG, encoded by the coding sequence ATGACGCAGGAGGTCCAGGGCAGGACCGCGCGGGTGGTGGTCGCTGACGACCAGACCGTCGTCCGGGAGGGCATCGTGATGCTGCTCGGGTTGCTGCCCGGTGTCGAGGTCGTCGGCGCGGCGGGCGACGGGGACGAGGCGGTGCGGCTCGTGGCCGAACTCGCCCCGGACGTGGTGCTGATGGACCTGCGCATGCCCCGCTGCGACGGCGTGGAGGCGACCCGGCGGATCCGGACCGAGCACCCTGGCACCCAGGTGGTGGTGCTCACCACGTACGCGGACGACGAGTCGCTGTTCCCGGCGCTGCGAGCCGGGGCGCGCGGTTATCTGACGAAGGACGCGGGTGGGGACGAGATCGTCAGGGCGGTGCACAGTGTGCTGTCCGGGGACGCCGGGTTGTCGCCGAGCATCCAGCGGCGGTTGCTGGAGCGGTTGTCGGACCCCGAGCAGCAGTCGGCCGAGCCGGTGGAGGCGCCGGACGGGCTCACGGGACGGGAGACCGAGGTGCTGGTGCTGATCGCCGATGGGCTCAGCAACCAGGAGATCGCCAGAAGGCTGCATGTCTCCACCGCGACCGTGAAGACGCACATCAACAACCTGTTCGCCAAGACGGGGCTCAAGGACCGGGCGCAGGCGGTGCGTTACGCGTACGCGAAGGGACTTGTGCGGCCTCCGGCGGGTTGA
- a CDS encoding DUF485 domain-containing protein has protein sequence MQSSNGRPRGVGGGPESAAEHHGGHDPALAEAPEAVRYEDPWYDALASGWGELGGAGAPVPLPVAQAGRAQREEAAAADVYLQVQRSAAFQEVRGRYRRFVVPACVVFFGWYVGYVVTATTAPGLMARPVAGAVNVAMVAGLGQFLTTFLFTWAYARHARLRRDRAALELRWDTQELTRGIRGGAS, from the coding sequence ATGCAGTCAAGCAACGGTCGTCCCCGCGGCGTCGGGGGTGGTCCCGAAAGTGCGGCCGAACACCACGGCGGTCACGACCCGGCACTCGCCGAGGCGCCCGAAGCCGTGAGGTACGAGGACCCCTGGTACGACGCGCTCGCCTCCGGCTGGGGTGAGTTGGGCGGTGCCGGTGCGCCGGTGCCGTTGCCCGTTGCTCAGGCCGGGCGGGCGCAGCGGGAGGAGGCGGCGGCTGCGGACGTGTACCTCCAGGTGCAGCGCAGTGCGGCCTTCCAGGAGGTGCGCGGCCGGTACCGGAGGTTCGTCGTGCCGGCGTGCGTCGTGTTCTTCGGCTGGTACGTGGGGTACGTCGTGACCGCGACGACCGCGCCCGGGTTGATGGCACGGCCGGTGGCGGGTGCGGTGAACGTGGCGATGGTCGCCGGACTGGGGCAGTTCCTCACCACCTTCCTGTTCACGTGGGCGTACGCACGGCACGCGCGGTTGCGCAGGGATCGGGCGGCGCTGGAGCTGCGGTGGGACACCCAGGAGCTGACGCGGGGCATCCGGGGCGGTGCTTCGTGA
- a CDS encoding solute symporter family protein: protein MTGNHQTLALLLFSAFVAVTLAITTWVSRNRHGSAEEFYAGGRLFSPMENGFAIAGDYMSAASFLGISGLIALFGYDGMLYSVGFLVAWLVVLFLVAELVRNCGRFTLADVVAARMRERPVRIAAGTSSVTVSVLYLVAQMVGAGSLVALLLGGTSEAAQTWTVIGVGALMVIYVSLGGMRATTWIQIVKAVLLLSGTIVLTVLVLVRFHGNFDQLLLTAAERSGHGEKFLAPGLKYGEDWTARFDFMSLGLALVLGTAGLPHILSRFYTVPTARAARRSVVWSIGLIGGFYLMTIVLGFGAAAIVGPEAVRGSNAAGNTAVPLLALDLGGGENSTGGTVLFAIVAAIAFATILAVVAGITLASSASVAHDLYASLRRRNAKPRSEVAVARLAAVGIGVVAIGLGLLARDLNVAFLVGLAFAVAASANLPVLLYSLFWRGFTTRGAVWAVYGGLIPAVVLVLLSPVVSGSPASLFPGVDFQYFPLQNPGLVSIPLGFLAGWLGTVTSAEVADEAKHAETEVRSLTGAGAA from the coding sequence GTGACGGGCAACCATCAGACACTGGCGTTACTGCTGTTCAGCGCGTTCGTCGCGGTCACGCTGGCGATCACGACGTGGGTGAGCCGCAACCGGCACGGTTCGGCGGAGGAGTTCTACGCGGGGGGTCGCCTCTTCTCGCCGATGGAGAATGGTTTTGCCATCGCGGGTGACTACATGTCGGCGGCATCGTTCCTGGGCATCTCCGGGCTCATCGCGCTCTTCGGGTACGACGGGATGCTGTACTCGGTGGGCTTTCTCGTGGCGTGGCTGGTGGTGCTGTTCCTGGTCGCCGAACTGGTGCGCAACTGCGGGCGGTTCACGCTGGCAGACGTGGTGGCGGCGCGGATGCGTGAGCGGCCGGTGCGGATTGCGGCGGGAACGTCCTCGGTCACGGTGTCCGTTCTGTATCTGGTGGCTCAGATGGTGGGCGCGGGGAGCCTGGTCGCGCTGCTGCTCGGCGGTACCAGTGAGGCGGCGCAGACCTGGACGGTCATCGGGGTGGGCGCGCTCATGGTGATCTATGTGTCGCTGGGAGGGATGCGGGCCACCACATGGATCCAGATCGTGAAGGCGGTCCTGCTCCTCAGCGGCACGATCGTCCTGACCGTGCTCGTTCTGGTGCGCTTCCACGGAAATTTCGACCAGCTGCTGCTCACCGCGGCCGAACGCAGCGGGCACGGCGAGAAGTTCCTGGCGCCCGGGCTCAAGTACGGTGAGGACTGGACCGCGCGCTTCGACTTCATGAGCCTCGGACTGGCGCTGGTGCTGGGGACGGCGGGGCTGCCGCACATCCTCTCGCGTTTCTACACCGTGCCCACGGCGCGGGCGGCACGCCGTTCGGTGGTCTGGTCGATCGGGCTCATCGGCGGCTTCTATCTGATGACGATCGTCCTCGGTTTCGGGGCGGCCGCGATCGTGGGCCCGGAAGCGGTGCGCGGGTCCAACGCGGCCGGGAACACGGCCGTGCCCCTGTTGGCCCTCGACCTGGGCGGAGGCGAGAACTCCACAGGCGGAACGGTTCTGTTCGCGATCGTCGCCGCCATCGCCTTCGCCACGATCCTCGCGGTCGTCGCCGGCATCACCCTCGCCTCCTCCGCGTCGGTGGCCCACGATTTGTACGCGTCGCTGCGGCGACGGAACGCGAAGCCCCGCAGCGAGGTCGCCGTGGCGCGCCTCGCCGCCGTCGGTATCGGCGTGGTGGCGATCGGGCTCGGCCTCCTGGCCCGCGACCTCAACGTCGCCTTCCTGGTGGGTCTCGCCTTCGCGGTCGCCGCGTCGGCCAACCTGCCGGTGCTGCTCTACTCGCTGTTCTGGCGCGGCTTCACCACCCGGGGCGCGGTGTGGGCGGTGTACGGCGGGCTGATTCCGGCCGTCGTCCTCGTGCTGCTGTCGCCGGTGGTGTCGGGAAGCCCCGCGTCCCTGTTCCCGGGTGTCGACTTCCAGTACTTCCCGTTGCAGAACCCCGGCCTCGTCTCGATCCCGCTGGGCTTCCTCGCCGGGTGGCTCGGCACGGTCACCTCCGCGGAGGTGGCGGACGAGGCCAAGCACGCGGAGACCGAGGTGCGGTCGCTCACGGGGGCGGGAGCCGCCTAG